The following proteins are co-located in the Dromiciops gliroides isolate mDroGli1 chromosome 2, mDroGli1.pri, whole genome shotgun sequence genome:
- the CALM2 gene encoding calmodulin-2, which yields MADQLTEEQIAEFKEAFSLFDKDGDGTITTKELGTVMRSLGQNPTEAELQDMINEVDADGNGTIDFPEFLTMMARKMKDTDSEEEIREAFRVFDKDGNGYISAAELRHVMTNLGEKLTDEEVDEMIREADIDGDGQVNYEEFVQMMTAK from the exons ATG GCTGATCAGCTGACAGAAGAGCAGATTGCAG aattcaAAGAAGCCTTTTCACTATTTGACAAGGATGGAGATGGTACTATAACAACAAAGGAATTGGGAACTGTAATGAGGTCACTTGGGCAGAACCCCACAGAAGCTGAATTACAGGATATGATTAATGAAGTAGATGCTGATG GTAATGGCACAATTGACTTTCCAGAGTTTCTGACTATGAtggcaagaaaaatgaaagacaCAGACAGCGAAGAAGAAATTAGAGAAGCATTCCGTGTGTTTGACAAG GATGGCAATGGTTATATTAGTGCAGCAGAACTTCGCCATGTGATGACAAACCTTGGGGAGAAGTTAACAGATGAAGAGGTTGATGAAATGATCAGGGAAGCAGATATTGATGGTGATGGTCAAGTAAACTATGAAG AGTTTGTACAAATGATGACAGCAAAGTGA